A DNA window from Bradyrhizobium sp. CCBAU 53421 contains the following coding sequences:
- a CDS encoding ATP-grasp domain-containing protein, translating to MKSRRAKVLLTGIGGGGHGEQILKALRLGELEYDIVGTDMSDLCANRNLVNKFVQLPRASHPAYLDELRSLAQSEKCVAVFHGSEPEMAVLSRARAALEADGLYVPVNPPTVLEICQDKTKTMAHLASCGLPAPSFMEVRALPDLDQWETLPAILKPSVGGGGSANVFIVQSREELLAFSRYLLSTCEAFIIQEYIGTSDDEYTVGVLFGSDGAFLNSIAIRRVINNALTIRTQVPNRSGRSDLGSRLVISTGISQGHVADWPDVRSACEKIAGSLSPRAPINVQCRVVNGAVVPFEINPRFSGTTSLRAMAGYNEPDILVRRDVYGENIPVRFPYKEMTILRGLQEHSIG from the coding sequence GTGAAGAGTAGACGTGCGAAAGTTCTGCTGACGGGGATCGGCGGGGGCGGTCACGGCGAACAGATACTCAAGGCTCTCCGGCTGGGCGAGCTCGAGTACGACATCGTCGGCACGGACATGAGCGATCTGTGTGCCAACCGGAACCTGGTCAATAAGTTCGTGCAATTGCCGCGGGCGAGCCACCCCGCGTATCTGGATGAGCTCCGATCGCTGGCCCAATCGGAAAAATGTGTTGCCGTCTTTCATGGGTCCGAACCCGAGATGGCCGTTCTGAGCCGCGCGCGTGCCGCGCTCGAGGCTGACGGCCTGTACGTGCCGGTGAATCCGCCGACGGTCCTTGAGATTTGTCAGGATAAGACGAAAACGATGGCTCACCTGGCCTCGTGTGGATTGCCGGCGCCGAGCTTCATGGAAGTGCGCGCCCTGCCGGATCTCGACCAATGGGAGACCCTGCCGGCAATCCTCAAGCCGTCGGTCGGCGGCGGCGGGTCGGCGAATGTCTTCATCGTTCAATCGCGCGAAGAGCTGCTCGCCTTCTCGCGCTATCTGCTTTCAACCTGTGAGGCCTTCATCATCCAGGAATATATCGGGACCTCGGACGATGAATATACGGTCGGCGTGCTGTTCGGCTCGGATGGCGCCTTCCTCAATTCGATTGCCATCAGGCGGGTCATCAATAACGCCCTGACGATCCGTACCCAGGTCCCGAACCGGTCGGGCCGTTCCGATCTCGGCTCGCGGCTCGTGATATCGACCGGCATTTCTCAGGGACATGTTGCCGACTGGCCCGACGTGCGAAGCGCGTGCGAGAAAATCGCCGGCTCCCTTTCGCCGAGAGCTCCGATCAACGTGCAGTGCCGTGTCGTGAACGGTGCCGTCGTTCCGTTTGAGATCAATCCCCGATTTTCGGGAACAACCTCGCTGAGGGCAATGGCTGGATACAACGAGCCGGACATTCTCGTTCGAAGAGATGTCTACGGCGAGAACATCCCGGTGCGGTTTCCATACAAGGAAATGACGATCCTGCGGGGCTTGCAAGAGCATTCGATTGGCTAA
- a CDS encoding metallophosphoesterase, translating to MRFGILSDAHGNIEAFELALTILADAKADVIYFLGDAVGYIPEKAVVGALQAAGIPVVRGNHDDMLVRQTTAADREAIYRHRETYALLSNDERDFVGSWPSKLTVRDERGTILFVHGSPKNPLEGYVYPDSSLSDFAEVDADVVFMGHTHHPFVRRHADKLFVNVGSCGLPRGSDLRGSVCIFDPLERAAEIIRFDISGPCRRALSRYPLAPPVASLLERCAAFNANEVQS from the coding sequence ATGCGCTTCGGCATTCTGTCCGACGCTCACGGCAACATCGAAGCATTCGAGCTGGCGTTGACCATCCTGGCGGACGCGAAAGCCGATGTGATCTACTTCCTGGGGGACGCAGTTGGGTACATCCCGGAAAAGGCAGTTGTCGGCGCACTTCAGGCCGCCGGCATCCCGGTCGTGAGAGGAAATCACGACGACATGCTCGTACGGCAAACGACGGCTGCGGACCGCGAGGCGATCTATCGTCATCGCGAGACGTATGCGCTGCTGAGCAACGATGAGCGCGACTTTGTCGGGAGCTGGCCGTCGAAATTGACCGTCCGCGACGAGCGTGGAACGATCCTGTTTGTTCATGGTAGCCCAAAGAACCCGTTGGAAGGCTACGTATATCCGGACAGCAGCCTGTCGGACTTTGCGGAGGTCGACGCTGATGTCGTCTTCATGGGACACACACATCATCCTTTTGTGCGACGACATGCGGACAAGCTCTTCGTCAATGTCGGCAGTTGCGGCCTGCCGCGAGGAAGTGACCTTCGGGGATCGGTTTGTATCTTCGATCCGCTCGAGCGGGCCGCAGAGATCATCCGGTTCGATATCTCGGGACCCTGCCGTCGAGCCTTGTCGCGCTACCCGCTTGCGCCCCCGGTCGCTTCCCTGCTTGAGAGGTGCGCCGCTTTCAACGCGAATGAGGTGCAATCGTGA
- a CDS encoding bifunctional 2-polyprenyl-6-hydroxyphenol methylase/3-demethylubiquinol 3-O-methyltransferase UbiG, with the protein MSVLNSTGGSGSTRSRFMKAQCPVCESTQLGDIYPSFSGTCITSDMMVLREASLENRLCKECGLIFNAGGTRGRAEAFYKDSYNLMMKSPDAAIQSFSGPAPISQAERTHQILREMTSLPADGSVLEIGAGKGDFLGYFLEESRDWRAAAFEPSSAFDVLQQRFPTASLRRCDYKEFDAEAASFDLIVALGVLEHVENPLDMLKWAHRHLKEAGLFYIRVPNFAKNPNDLFCADHLSKLTLHTLESLAHAAGFDVMSSKEAGVPIFVLLRKIAAPKPHAVNVAELNLHTVDQNATVAKSAMDAIDRCRKAADASGEPFAIFGLGSSGLFAPFYLGFDAGKIAAYLDENRSTWGSGLNGRPVGGLDKIKELGIRHVALAISPVYFDQVKAKLVPYGVEVYSA; encoded by the coding sequence GTGAGCGTTCTGAACTCGACAGGCGGCAGCGGATCAACAAGGAGCAGGTTTATGAAAGCGCAATGTCCGGTATGCGAATCGACGCAGCTAGGTGATATCTATCCGTCCTTCTCCGGGACCTGCATCACATCCGACATGATGGTGCTTCGCGAGGCATCGCTTGAGAACCGGCTGTGCAAGGAATGCGGCCTCATCTTCAACGCCGGCGGAACGAGGGGCCGGGCCGAAGCCTTCTACAAGGACAGCTACAATCTGATGATGAAGAGCCCGGACGCGGCAATCCAGAGCTTCTCGGGTCCGGCTCCCATCTCCCAGGCGGAGCGCACGCACCAGATTTTGAGAGAGATGACCAGTCTGCCGGCGGACGGATCGGTGCTGGAGATCGGTGCCGGAAAGGGCGACTTCCTGGGATATTTTCTTGAAGAATCCCGCGACTGGCGCGCGGCGGCATTCGAGCCGAGCTCGGCATTCGACGTGCTGCAGCAGAGATTTCCAACCGCTTCGCTTCGACGCTGCGACTACAAGGAGTTCGACGCCGAGGCGGCGAGCTTCGATCTGATCGTCGCCCTGGGCGTCCTGGAGCATGTCGAGAACCCGCTCGACATGCTGAAGTGGGCGCACAGGCACCTCAAGGAGGCCGGCCTCTTCTACATTCGTGTTCCCAACTTTGCGAAGAACCCGAACGATCTGTTCTGCGCAGATCACCTTTCGAAGCTCACCCTGCATACATTGGAATCGCTCGCGCATGCCGCTGGATTCGATGTGATGTCCTCGAAAGAGGCCGGTGTGCCGATCTTCGTTCTGCTGAGGAAGATTGCTGCTCCGAAGCCGCATGCGGTGAACGTGGCAGAGCTCAATCTGCACACAGTCGATCAGAACGCGACGGTGGCCAAGAGCGCGATGGATGCGATCGATCGGTGCCGCAAGGCGGCCGATGCTTCCGGCGAGCCATTCGCCATTTTCGGCCTGGGGTCGTCGGGCTTGTTTGCGCCGTTCTACCTCGGCTTCGACGCCGGTAAGATCGCGGCCTATCTCGATGAAAATCGTTCCACGTGGGGAAGCGGCTTGAACGGACGTCCGGTGGGCGGTCTCGACAAGATCAAGGAATTGGGGATCCGGCACGTGGCGCTGGCGATCAGCCCGGTCTATTTCGATCAGGTGAAGGCGAAGCTGGTACCTTACGGAGTGGAAGTATATTCGGCCTGA
- a CDS encoding class I SAM-dependent methyltransferase has protein sequence MQLDQNSKVLEVGCAAGLLALLVAPNVGKYVGVDLAETPLGVARRLDLPNAEFRQAAGENLQFGDREFDAAFCYDVFSNFPKFQTGELIIREMLRVVRPGGRVLIGSVPDRSKLEQSQQIAAQLAAGFGAQLAARPPLETMAKQRKPNSLAKVASYLGFAKDAPAAQIRPEIVSYDFLKGDFIDLGKRLRVETQIVDIHPRNPYLGTRFNVIFVAK, from the coding sequence ATGCAGCTCGACCAGAACAGCAAGGTTCTGGAGGTGGGATGCGCAGCCGGCCTTCTCGCGCTGCTCGTTGCGCCGAACGTTGGCAAGTATGTGGGCGTCGATCTCGCGGAGACCCCGCTCGGCGTCGCGCGACGGCTTGATCTTCCCAATGCCGAGTTCCGCCAGGCCGCCGGCGAGAATCTGCAGTTCGGGGACCGCGAGTTTGACGCCGCCTTTTGCTATGACGTGTTCTCGAACTTCCCGAAGTTCCAGACCGGCGAACTGATCATTCGAGAGATGCTTCGGGTCGTGCGCCCCGGCGGGCGCGTTCTCATCGGCTCTGTGCCCGACCGGAGCAAGCTTGAACAGTCCCAGCAGATCGCGGCGCAACTGGCGGCTGGTTTCGGTGCGCAGCTGGCCGCTCGCCCGCCGCTGGAAACCATGGCCAAGCAACGGAAGCCCAATTCCCTGGCCAAGGTTGCAAGCTATCTTGGATTTGCCAAGGACGCGCCGGCCGCGCAGATCAGGCCGGAAATCGTCTCGTATGACTTCCTCAAGGGGGACTTCATCGATCTCGGAAAGCGCCTTCGGGTCGAGACACAGATTGTCGATATCCATCCGCGCAATCCCTATCTCGGTACGCGCTTCAACGTCATTTTTGTCGCTAAATGA
- a CDS encoding DegT/DnrJ/EryC1/StrS aminotransferase family protein, which produces MNITEPSFDETEIALLRECLDSKWVTQGPLTERFERLIAEKHDVKHALACTSCTAALHLATLALKLGPGDEVIVPAFTWVTSAHSAEYVGAKPVFVDVDLSTFNIDPERLEAAITPRTKAIVAVHLFGLAAPMDEIRAIAEPRGIAIIEDAACAIGTTYKGKPVGAIGDIGCFSFHPRKAVTTGEGGAVTTNRDDLAERVRSQRNHGSTGAPDASIEPHGPWTMATFDNLGFNLRLSDIQAAVGVAQMGKLDRLLAERRRLGHRYSELLAGNNSIARPLGGDADGHAFQSYVIRVLDGHRERRNAVMAALATAGIQTRPGTHAVHRLGYYKNKYGLRPEQFPNAALAEDTTITLPIFPNMTEEDQRRVVDCINRASA; this is translated from the coding sequence ATGAACATCACAGAACCGAGTTTCGACGAAACTGAAATTGCATTGCTGCGGGAGTGCCTCGACTCGAAATGGGTTACGCAGGGGCCGCTCACGGAACGATTCGAGCGGCTCATTGCAGAGAAGCATGACGTCAAGCACGCGCTGGCGTGCACGTCATGCACCGCGGCGCTCCATTTGGCGACCCTGGCCTTGAAACTTGGGCCGGGGGACGAAGTGATCGTTCCCGCTTTCACGTGGGTAACGAGCGCGCACTCGGCCGAATACGTCGGTGCGAAGCCGGTCTTCGTCGATGTCGATCTGTCGACCTTCAATATCGATCCGGAACGGCTGGAAGCCGCGATCACGCCACGCACGAAGGCCATCGTCGCGGTCCACCTGTTTGGCCTCGCGGCACCGATGGACGAGATCAGGGCCATCGCGGAACCGCGCGGCATCGCCATCATCGAAGACGCCGCCTGTGCGATCGGCACGACGTACAAAGGCAAGCCCGTCGGCGCGATCGGCGATATTGGCTGCTTCTCCTTTCACCCGCGCAAGGCCGTTACGACGGGAGAGGGAGGGGCAGTTACGACTAACCGCGATGACCTTGCGGAGCGCGTGCGATCGCAGCGCAACCACGGCTCCACCGGCGCTCCGGATGCGTCGATCGAGCCTCACGGTCCGTGGACGATGGCGACGTTTGACAATCTCGGCTTCAACTTGCGCCTGTCCGACATCCAGGCCGCGGTCGGCGTCGCGCAGATGGGCAAGCTCGACCGGCTGCTGGCAGAACGCAGGCGTCTTGGGCATCGCTATTCCGAGCTGCTGGCAGGAAACAACTCGATTGCGCGGCCGCTCGGCGGAGACGCTGATGGGCATGCATTTCAATCCTACGTTATTCGCGTCCTTGATGGACATCGCGAGCGCCGTAACGCGGTGATGGCGGCGCTGGCCACCGCGGGAATTCAGACCCGGCCGGGCACGCATGCGGTGCACCGGCTCGGCTACTACAAGAACAAGTATGGCCTGCGCCCGGAGCAGTTTCCGAACGCGGCGCTTGCGGAGGACACGACGATCACATTGCCGATCTTCCCGAACATGACGGAGGAGGATCAGCGCCGGGTGGTTGATTGCATCAATCGGGCCAGCGCTTGA
- a CDS encoding GNAT family N-acetyltransferase, with amino-acid sequence MKIVGFHDVDRGRWNALAASSPEAWLNHDSAWVSIEERFFVDANLSFALIENGEIAGIQPLYLNDGTGTAFGERLLHSGIHRHTGLATSGRIDRGTRKALRTAAMDEIFRLAELYDVDRIQLNSHNLAPSNRADSREEIPFWVTDFGFQLGIAFGPNGMSPFPGLSTVNADQLVDLDQSEDDLFSNLDEGCRRAVRKALKAGLTFEVATDRSSLKDYLEIAEKSAVRTGEALPPVSYYEAVLDGFFAQGRAHLLFVRERDVRLAGLIVLSDKMAVHFMAGAARSEALKLRPNDLLHWNAMLWAKRAGFRTYRLGPWFPEVPRDWPISKVSYFKTKFGSSSLPIIQGSMFRRPERYRREMPALEESLRGVGCRAAESSVSSRAGSEFVAHLLRVFGFPGASASPDGRPLVLYRPQSADVGRASDVLGRGGSVVAVLPAVGFAKAFAVRSEARAVDSPRVLQAEMAGQKPWKRLRTLRSYMRFAAAEGVPVVTDDEGRAAWLRLRTAAGGSMIFAGTDIVSDLVRYRQGDPAAANKRPTEPLWGIAGERPNYLFEGQLAGENPRERHADWWCEALSDALTRLCGETRLPMLPNGAPGAIVITGDDDQAGLGRYAQQLEALGPLPVTYFLHPLTKHTPETLVQLRSRGCVELGLHPDALEEPEKYAELFSEQAAWFKQLTGEGTRTVRNHGFLNDGYWEHAKPWNAHGVKGSSNLPGLDGRMLNGSLLPARLLLDDTLTDHWSILTAIGDGIVFVYGWNDDQSADCIFGLADDIRKSGVPGVIVVNLHPENIDKTRGMHHAVRKVVDDGFVPWTMSECLEWFERRPEQRQPDARPAFSWARLLRRRSS; translated from the coding sequence ATGAAAATCGTCGGATTTCACGACGTCGATCGTGGCCGCTGGAACGCGCTGGCGGCCTCTTCGCCCGAGGCCTGGTTGAACCACGATTCCGCGTGGGTCTCGATCGAAGAGCGTTTCTTTGTCGACGCGAACCTGTCGTTTGCGCTGATCGAAAACGGCGAGATCGCCGGTATTCAGCCGTTGTATCTGAACGACGGCACGGGCACGGCGTTCGGTGAGCGCCTTCTGCATTCGGGAATCCATCGTCATACCGGCCTGGCAACGAGCGGGCGGATCGATCGCGGTACCAGGAAAGCGCTCCGCACCGCGGCCATGGACGAGATATTTCGACTGGCCGAGCTGTACGATGTCGACCGGATCCAGCTCAACTCGCACAATCTTGCGCCGAGCAATCGCGCGGACTCGCGCGAGGAGATTCCTTTCTGGGTGACGGATTTTGGATTCCAGCTGGGAATTGCCTTCGGCCCAAATGGAATGAGCCCTTTCCCGGGCCTGTCGACGGTCAATGCCGATCAATTGGTCGATCTCGACCAGTCCGAAGACGATCTGTTTTCGAATTTGGACGAAGGGTGCCGGAGGGCAGTTCGGAAGGCGCTCAAGGCGGGCCTCACGTTCGAAGTCGCCACGGATCGATCGTCCCTGAAGGACTACCTGGAAATTGCCGAAAAATCGGCCGTGCGGACGGGAGAGGCGCTGCCGCCGGTTTCCTATTATGAGGCGGTCCTCGACGGCTTTTTCGCGCAGGGGCGGGCGCATCTGCTCTTCGTGCGCGAACGAGACGTCCGGCTGGCCGGATTGATCGTGCTCAGCGACAAGATGGCCGTGCACTTCATGGCAGGAGCCGCCCGATCCGAAGCTCTGAAGCTCCGTCCCAACGATCTGCTGCATTGGAACGCGATGTTGTGGGCCAAGCGTGCCGGATTTCGAACCTATCGTCTGGGGCCGTGGTTTCCGGAAGTGCCGCGCGACTGGCCGATCTCGAAAGTATCGTACTTCAAGACGAAGTTCGGATCGTCGTCGCTGCCGATCATTCAGGGAAGCATGTTTCGTCGCCCGGAAAGATACCGTCGGGAAATGCCCGCGTTGGAAGAGAGCCTCAGAGGCGTGGGCTGCCGCGCTGCGGAGTCTTCTGTGTCCTCGCGAGCCGGTAGCGAATTTGTTGCGCACCTGCTGCGCGTCTTCGGGTTTCCTGGTGCCTCGGCGTCGCCGGACGGCAGGCCCTTGGTTCTGTATCGTCCTCAGAGCGCGGACGTGGGCCGAGCGTCCGACGTTCTTGGTCGCGGCGGTTCGGTCGTTGCCGTATTGCCGGCCGTCGGGTTTGCGAAGGCATTCGCCGTCAGGTCGGAAGCAAGGGCCGTCGATTCTCCGCGGGTCCTGCAGGCTGAAATGGCGGGGCAGAAGCCGTGGAAAAGGCTGCGGACACTTCGCTCGTATATGCGGTTTGCGGCGGCGGAAGGCGTGCCTGTCGTCACCGATGACGAGGGGCGGGCTGCCTGGCTCCGCCTGCGCACTGCCGCGGGCGGGTCGATGATATTCGCCGGCACCGATATCGTTTCGGATCTCGTCCGGTATCGCCAGGGCGATCCTGCGGCCGCCAACAAGCGGCCTACCGAACCGTTGTGGGGCATTGCCGGTGAGCGGCCAAACTATCTCTTTGAAGGCCAGCTTGCCGGTGAGAACCCGCGTGAGCGGCATGCCGACTGGTGGTGCGAAGCCCTGTCGGACGCGCTGACGCGCCTGTGCGGCGAGACCAGGCTTCCGATGCTGCCGAATGGCGCGCCGGGTGCGATAGTCATTACGGGCGATGACGACCAGGCCGGGCTCGGTCGGTATGCCCAGCAGCTGGAAGCGCTCGGTCCGCTGCCGGTCACATATTTTCTTCATCCCCTTACCAAGCATACGCCGGAGACGTTGGTGCAACTCAGGTCGCGCGGATGCGTTGAACTTGGTTTGCATCCCGATGCGCTCGAAGAGCCGGAGAAATATGCCGAGCTCTTCTCGGAACAGGCGGCCTGGTTCAAGCAGCTGACGGGAGAAGGCACGCGGACCGTACGAAACCATGGATTTCTGAACGACGGGTATTGGGAGCATGCCAAGCCATGGAATGCGCACGGCGTGAAGGGGAGCTCAAACCTGCCCGGGCTTGATGGCCGTATGCTCAACGGCTCGCTGTTGCCTGCAAGGCTCCTGCTCGACGACACGCTTACGGATCACTGGAGTATCCTGACCGCCATCGGCGACGGGATCGTGTTCGTGTACGGCTGGAATGATGATCAATCGGCGGATTGCATTTTCGGACTAGCGGACGACATTCGGAAGAGCGGCGTCCCTGGCGTGATCGTCGTCAATCTGCATCCGGAGAATATCGACAAGACCCGCGGGATGCATCACGCCGTTCGCAAGGTCGTCGACGACGGATTCGTTCCATGGACGATGAGCGAGTGCCTGGAGTGGTTCGAGAGGCGTCCGGAGCAGCGCCAGCCTGACGCGCGGCCGGCTTTCTCCTGGGCGCGGCTCTTGCGCCGGCGGAGCAGCTGA